GCCCGCCCTGGGCTGGTACGGGCCGCAGTGGATGGTGCTGCCCTCGCTCGCCGTCGGCCTGCCCGCCGGGGCGGTCCTGGGGCGGATGCTCGACGACCTGCTGCCCGGCGCGTTCGGAGAACCGTGGGCGACGGCGGCCGCGGCGCGCGGGGTTCCGTCGAGGTCCGTGGCGCGGCAGGCGGTGCGCCGCTGTGTGCCCGGGCTGCTGCCGAACCTGGCGCTGTTCGTGGTCGGCCTGACCGGCGGATCGGTCGCCGTCGAGCAGATCTTCGACATCCCGGGCCTGGGCAGGCTCACCCTCCAGGCCGCACTCGCCCAGGATTTGCCCGTCCTGCAGACCGGCACGCTCGCCCTCGTCCTGCTCGCGGCCGCCGCGGGACTCCTCGCCCGGCTCGCCGCCCGCCTGCTGATCGGCCCGGCGCTGCGCGACGGCGCCCTGCAGTCCCCGCACCGGCCCCGGCCGCCCGCGCCCCGCACGCTCCCCCTGCTCTACGGAGGGCTGCTGGCCGCCGTCATCGGCTTCGGGCTGCCCCGCGACCCGCTCGCCCTGGACCCCCTCGCCCGGCTGCACGCCCCTTCCGCCGAGCACCCCTTCGGCACGGACGCGCTCGGCAGGGACTTGCTCGCCCGCGTCTCCCACGGCGCGCTGACCACCCTCGGCACCGCCCTCGCGGTGAGTGCCGCCGCCCTCGCCGCCGGGCTGCTGCTGGGACTGCTGCCGAGGCTGTCCGGGCCCCTGGTCGACATGCTCAGCGCCGTACCGCCCGTACTGGCCGGGCTCCTCGTCACCGGCGTCATGGGCAGCGGGCCGTGGACGCCCGCGTTCGCCGTGGCCGTCGTGGCCTGGTGCCCGCTGGCCGCGCACACCTCCTCCCTGCTGCGGCAGGAGCGCGCGACCACGCATCTGACGGCCACCCGGGCGCTGGGTGCCGGCCGCTGGTACCTCCTCCGGCACGAACTGCTGCCCGCCGCCCTGCCCCCGGTCGCCCGGCACGCCCTGCTCCGGCTGCCGGGCATCGCGCTCGGCCTCGCGGCGCTGGGCTTCCTCGGGCTGGGCGCCCAGCCGCCGTCCCCCGACTGGGGCCTGCTGCTGGCCGAGAACCAGCCGTACGCCGAACGCGCCCCGTGGGCCGTGCTCTTCCCCGCCGCCGTACTCGCCCTGCTCGGGGCGCTCGCGGTGACGGCCGCGGGCGGCGTACGGCTGCCCCGGCGGCGTACCCGGCCCGCCGGCCCGGCCGGATTGTTGCCCGCGGACCGGGTCGTGCCGGCCCCGCTCCGGCAACCGGACCACCCCGAGGCCCTCCTGACGCCCGTGTCCGCCTCACCGGCGGAAGACCGATGACCGACCCCGCCCCCCTCGCGCCGGACCGCGAGGCCGCCCGCCGGTCCGGCGCCGGGACCCGCGACAGCGCCTGGCGGCTGTGCAGGGAACTGTCGCCGCTGCTGCGGCTGCTGATCCTCACCCAGCTCGCCTTCAACCTCGGCTTCTACGCCGTCCTGCCGTTCCTCGCCGGGCATCTCGGCGGCGCGATCGGCATGGCGGGCTGGCTGGTCGGGTTCGTGCTCGGGCTGCGCACCTTCAGCCAGCAGGGGCTGTTCGTGGTCGGCGGGTGGCTCGTCGACCGGTTCGGGGTGCGGCCGGTCGTGCTGGCGGGGTGCGTGCTGCGGATCGCCGGGTTCGTGTGGCTCGGGTACGCGCGTGCGCCGGGGGCCGTGATCGGGGCGGTGCTCGTGATCGGGTTCGCCGCCGCGCTGTTCTCCCCTGCCGTGGAGTCCGAGGTGGCGCGCCAGGCGGTGGCCCGAGAGGAGAGCGGACGCGGGCCGCGCACCCGGGTCCTCGCCCTGTTCAGCGTGGCGGGCCAGGCCGGGGCGTTCGCCGGGCCGCTGCTCGGCGCGCTGCTGCTCGCCGTGGACTTCCGCACCGCGTGCCTCGCGGGTGCCGCGGTCTTTGTCCTGGTCCTCGCCGGGCACCTGTGGCTGATGCCGCAGCACATCCCCGGCCGGGTCCGCGTCCGCGAGCGCGGTGGGGCCCGGGCTCTGCTGCGCAACCGGCGCTTCCTCGCCCTGTGCTGTGCCTACGGCTCCTATCTGCTCGCCTACAACCAGCTGTATCTGGCCCTGCCGGAGGAGGTGCAGCGCGCGGCGGGCTCCCAGGCGCCGCTGTCCTGGCTCTTCGCCCTGTCCTCGGTGCTGGTGGTGTCCACCCAGCTGCCGGTGACCCGCTGGGCGGGCGACCGGCTCGATCCGCGCCGCTCGATGACCGCGGGACTGCTGCTGATCGCGTCCGGTTTCGCGGTGGTGGCCGCGGCCCGCCCGGCCGGCTGGACCGGCGCCGCCGGGCTGCTGCCGGCCACGGGCTTCGTGATCTTGCTCACCGTGGGGCAGATGCTGGTGGTGCCCGCCGCCCGCGCCTGGGTGCCCGACCTCGCCGAGGAAGGACGGCTCGGGCTCTACACGGGCGCGCTGTCGTCCGTCTCCGGCCTGATCGTCCTGGCCGGCAGCGCGGCCACCGGCTCGCTGCTCGACCTGGGGCTGCCGGCGGCCGTGCCGTGGCTGGTCCTCGCGGCCGTACCGGCCCTGGCGGTGGGCCTGTTGCCGCGCCATGCGAAGGAGGCGGGCGCGGCGGTCTGAGACGGCACCGGCGCCCCGGGACGCCCGGCGCGCCGGAGCGTCAACCCGGCGGGTGACCTCTTCGCGCGGGATGTGCGAGACAGCGCCCGGTGAGGACACTGCCGCGGCGATCGGTGGTCACGCCGCGCCAGTATCCTGGGTCGGCTGCGGCACCCCCCACCAATCCCCGTGCACAAGCGGGGAGTTCGGCCTGCGGCGACGACCTACCCACACGCATGAGACGAGGACGAGTGCTGCTAGCGGGCCGCTACCGGCTGGATGTTGAGATCGGGCGCGGTGGAATGGGAGAGGTCTGGCGCGCGTACGACGAGACGCTCGCCAGAGCGGTGGCCCTCAAGCTGCTGCTCCCCCAGGACACCGATGCCACGGCGACCTCCCGGTTCCGTCTGGAGGCTCAGACCGCCGGGCGTCTCAACCACCCCAACGTGGTCGGCGTCCTGGACTTCGGCGAGTACGACAACCGGCTGTACCTGGTGATGGAGCTGGTCGAGGGCGACAGCCTCGCCGGGGTGCTGACGGGCTCGGGCGCGCTCCCCGCCGAGCAGGTGGCCGATCTGGCCGCACAGGCGTCCGCCGGGCTGGCCGCCGCGCACGGGCAGGGCATCGTGCACCGGGACGTCAAACCCGCCAACCTGCTGCTGGACGCCAACGGCACCCTGAAGATCGGCGACTTCGGCATCGCGCGGTTCCTCGACGACCCGGGCGCCGCTCTCACGGCCACCGGCCAGATCGTCGGCACCGGCCTGTACCTCGCGCCCGAGCGTGCCCTGGGCAAGCAGGCGGGGCCCGCCTCCGACATGTACTCCCTGGGCTGTGTGCTCTATCAGCTCCTCAGCGGGCGCCCGCCGTTCGAGGCCGACACCGCCGTAGCCCTTCTCCACCAGCACCTCGACGCCGCCCCCGTGCCACCCCGCGAGCTGGGTGTCGCCGGGCTGCCGCCCGCGTTCGAGAACTACCTCCTCGGACTGCTCGCCAAGCAGCCCGAGGACCGGCCCACCGCCCAGCAGGCCGCCGAGTGGTTCGCCGGCGGCGCCTGGCGGGGCCTGCCCGAGCCGCTGCCGGAAGCCTCGCCGCCACTGCGGCCCAGGACCACGTCCGCGGCGATGCCCGCCGGGCCGGGCCCGTACGCCACGGCCGGGACCGGCAACCCGACCACGTACGCGCTGCCCGCGACTGCCGGGCACCGCAGCGCGGCCCGGGCGGCCCAGGCGGGACGTTCGGGACGCTCCCGCGGGCGCGGCGGCCCGGGCAACCGGTCGCGACTGGCCGCGACGGCCGCAGCCGCGGCGCTCTTCCTCGCCGCGATGCTCATCGGCATGCGCTGGTTCTCGCCCGACACGACCGCGGAAAGCACGGAACCCGACGCGTCCCCGACCGCGAGCAGCCCCGCCGCCACGCCGTCCACCGACTCCGCGTCGTCTTCCTCGTCCGATTCCGAGGCCGGTCCCGGGGCCGCTCCGGCGGCCGGGCCGGGGGTGGCCGACGCGCCGGCCGCCGGCACCGTGTCCGATGTCACTCCGTCCGCGCCGGCCGCTTCTCCGACGCCCGTGGCGCCGGAGCCCGGCGCCGCGACTCCGACGCAGGACGCGGGCCCCGGCGGGCCGGAGCAGCCGCAGCCGGAGAACCCGGGCCAGGCCGGGAATGACAGGGAAGGCGGCGACGGCGAGGACGACGGGGACGACGACTGACGCGGCCCGGGCAGCGCACGGAGGACCCCTGGCCGGTGCGCGTGGATCAGCCGGGGGATGCGCCGGTGTGCGAGCGGGCGCCCCCTCGCGCGCCCCTTGGGTGGCTTGTCATCGCCCTTACCCCGGCCTTATTGTCACCAGGCCTTGGTGAACGGGAAATCCGGTGTGATGCCGGTGCGGCCCTCGCCACTGTGAATCGGGAAGTCCGGCTCCGGCCCTCACGGGCAGCCACTGGGTCCTTGCGACCCGGGAAGGCGGAGTCCGGGCGGTGGTACCCGTCAGCCAGGAGACCGGCCAAGGCGCGTCAACCATCCACGAGGTGCTGGAGAGGGTCTGCTGAGCCATGCACATTGCCGAGGGTTTCCTTCCTCCGGCGCACGCGGTCGCCTGGGGCGTCGCGTCGGCGCCGTTCGTCGTCCACGGGGTCCGGTCACTCACCCGTGAAGTCCGCGAGCACCCCGAGAGCACCCTGCTCCTCGGTGCGTCCGGCGCCTTCACCTTCGTCCTGTCCGCCCTGAAACTGCCGTCCGTCACCGGCAGTTGCTCACACCCCACCGGCACGGGCCTCGGAGCCATCCTGTTCCGGCCGCCCATCATGGCGGTGCTGGGCACCATCACCCTGCTGTTCCAGGCGCTGTTGCTCGCGCACGGCGGCCTGACCACGCTCGGCGCCAACGTCTTCTCCATGGCGATCGTCGGCCCCTGGGCCGGATACGCCGTCTACAAGCTGCTGCGGCGCTCCAACGCGCCGCTGATGGTGGCGGTGTTCTCCGGCGCGTTCGTCGCCGACCTGTCCACCTACTGCGTCACCAGCGTGCAGCTGGCGCTCGCGTTCCCCGACCCGGGCAGCGGATTCCTGGGCGCGCTCGGCAAGTTCGGTTCCATCTTCGCCGTCACCCAGGTCCCGCTCGCGGTGAGCGAGGGTCTGCTGACCGTGCTCGTGATGCGGCTGCTCGTGCAGTCCAGCAAGGGCGAACTGACCCGGCTGGGTGTGCTCCTCGCCAAGAAGCAGACCCGCACCGAGACCGAGGCGGTGGCCCGATGAGCAGGAACACGAAGATCAACCTGGTCCTGCTGTTCGTCGTCGCGGCGCTCGCGGTGCTGCCCTTGGCGCTGGGTCTCGGCGACCACAAGAAGGAGCCGTTCGCGGGTGCCGACGGCGAGGCCGAGACGGCGATCACCGAGCTGAAGCCGGACTACGAGCCGTGGTTCTCGCCGCTGTACGAACCGCCGTCCGGTGAGATCGAGTCGGCGCTGTTCTCCTTCCAGGCGGCTCTCGGCGCCGGTGTCCTCGCCTACTACTTCGGCCTGCGCCGGGGCCGCAGGCAGGGCGAGCAGCGGGCGCTGGAGCGGGAGGCCGACAGCGCGCTCGCCGGGGCCACCGGGAAGTCCACCGCGGAACAGGACTGAGCCCGGGTGCTGCCGATCGACGCGGCGGCGCACAGCAGTCGCTGGCGCCGCCGCCATCCCGTGGACAAGGCCGTGCTCGGGCTCGGCCTCACCGTGCTCGCGATCTCGCTGCCGCCCTGGCCGGGCGCCGCCCTGGTCCTCCTGACCGCCCTGGTGGTGCTGCTGGGGCCGGCCGGGGTGCCCGGGCGGCGGCTGTGGCGGGCCTACCGGGTGCCGCTGGGCTTCTGCGTGACCGGCGCGGTCACGCTGCTCGTCCAGGTGGGCGGGCCGGGTGGTGTCGTCTCGCTCGCGCACGACGGGCCGCTGCGGGCCGGGGAGTTGCTGCTGCGCACCTCGGCGGCCTCCCTGGGCGTGCTGCTGTTCGCCTTCACCACGCCCATGTCCGACCTGCTGCCCCGGCTGGTCCGGGCCGGGGTTCCCGCGCCGGTCGTCGACGTCGCGCTCGTGACGTACCGGATGAGCTTCCTGCTGCTGGACTCCGTGCGGCGCATCCGGGAGGCCCAGGCGGCCCGGCTCGGGCACACCGGCCGGGCCGCGCAGTGGCGTTCCCTGGCCGGGCTCGGCGCCACCGCGTTCGTCCGCGCCTTCGACCGGGCGACCCGGCTCCAGGCCGGACTCGCCGGGCGCGGCTACGACGGCACCCTGCGCGTCCTGGTGCCCGAGGCCCGGGTCTCCGCCCGCTTCACGGCGGCCAGTTGCGCGCTCCTCGCCGCCCTGGCCGTCCTCACCCTCGTCCTGGAAAGGCCGCTGACATGAGCGAGCCCGCCCTCGTCGCCCTGCGGGGCGCGTCCTTCGCCTACGAGGACGGCCCGGCCGTGCTCAGCGGCCTCGACTTCGACATCCGCGAGGGACGCGCGCTCGCGCTGCTCGGCCGCAACGGCAGCGGCAAGACCACGCTGATGCGGCTGCTCTCCGGCGGGCTGAAGCCGCACGAGGGGCGGCTGACGGTCCAGGGGCAGCCGGTGTCGTACGACCGCAAGGGGCTGACCCGGCTGCGGACCACCGTGCAGCTGGTCGTGCAGGACCCGGACGACCAGCTGTTCGCGGCGTCCGTCGAGCAGGACGTGTCGTTCGGGCCGCTGAACCTCGGCCTCGACGACACGCAGGTGCGGGCGCGGGTGGCGGAGGCGCTCGCTGCCCTGGACATCACGGCCCTGGCCGACCGGCCCACCCATCTGCTCTCCTACGGGCAGCGCAAACGCACCTCCATCGCGGGTGCGGTGGCCATGCGGCCGCGGGTCCTCATCCTCGACGAGCCGACGGCCGGGCTCGACCCCGACGGGCAGGAACGGCTCCTCACCACCCTCGACGGGCTCCGTGCCGCCGGTACCACGGTGGTGATGGCCACCCACGACGTCGACCTCGCCCTGCGCTGGGCCGACGACGCGGCGCTGCTCACCCCGTCCGGTGTGCGCACCGGGCCCGCGGCCACGGCACTGGCCCGCCCGGACCTCCTGCGGGAGGCGGGCCTGCGCCTGCCTTGGGGCGCGGCGACGGCGGAACTCCTGCGCGCGCAGGGGCTGTTGGCCGACGCGGAGCCGGGTCCGCGGACGCCGGACGAACTCGCCGCCCTGGTGGGCGGAGGCCTGGGAGCGCCCGGAGGGTGAAGGGCGCCGGCGTGCACGAGGGGTTGGGGCCGCCTCGTGCGCACGTCGCGTGCGGGACGCCGGCGCGCACGTCGCGTGCGGGACACCGGCCCGCACGTCGCGTGCGGGACGCCGGCCCGCACGTCGCGTGCGGGACGCCGGCGCGCAGGACGCGTTCGTGACTCCGGCAGTCGCCGGAAAGCTGCTTGTCCGGCGTCGCGGCGCGACACTACGGTGCCGAGGTGGATCTCTTCTCACGCACCTGGACGGCGTTGCGCGCGGCCGTGGCGGATCTCTCCGACGAGGACTTCGGGCGGCCCTCCGGCTGCACGGGCTGGCTGGTACGGGATCTGGTGTGCCATCTGATCGTCGACGCCCAGGAC
The Streptomyces tuirus genome window above contains:
- a CDS encoding energy-coupling factor ABC transporter permease codes for the protein MHIAEGFLPPAHAVAWGVASAPFVVHGVRSLTREVREHPESTLLLGASGAFTFVLSALKLPSVTGSCSHPTGTGLGAILFRPPIMAVLGTITLLFQALLLAHGGLTTLGANVFSMAIVGPWAGYAVYKLLRRSNAPLMVAVFSGAFVADLSTYCVTSVQLALAFPDPGSGFLGALGKFGSIFAVTQVPLAVSEGLLTVLVMRLLVQSSKGELTRLGVLLAKKQTRTETEAVAR
- a CDS encoding energy-coupling factor ABC transporter ATP-binding protein — protein: MSEPALVALRGASFAYEDGPAVLSGLDFDIREGRALALLGRNGSGKTTLMRLLSGGLKPHEGRLTVQGQPVSYDRKGLTRLRTTVQLVVQDPDDQLFAASVEQDVSFGPLNLGLDDTQVRARVAEALAALDITALADRPTHLLSYGQRKRTSIAGAVAMRPRVLILDEPTAGLDPDGQERLLTTLDGLRAAGTTVVMATHDVDLALRWADDAALLTPSGVRTGPAATALARPDLLREAGLRLPWGAATAELLRAQGLLADAEPGPRTPDELAALVGGGLGAPGG
- a CDS encoding MDR family MFS transporter; translated protein: MTDPAPLAPDREAARRSGAGTRDSAWRLCRELSPLLRLLILTQLAFNLGFYAVLPFLAGHLGGAIGMAGWLVGFVLGLRTFSQQGLFVVGGWLVDRFGVRPVVLAGCVLRIAGFVWLGYARAPGAVIGAVLVIGFAAALFSPAVESEVARQAVAREESGRGPRTRVLALFSVAGQAGAFAGPLLGALLLAVDFRTACLAGAAVFVLVLAGHLWLMPQHIPGRVRVRERGGARALLRNRRFLALCCAYGSYLLAYNQLYLALPEEVQRAAGSQAPLSWLFALSSVLVVSTQLPVTRWAGDRLDPRRSMTAGLLLIASGFAVVAAARPAGWTGAAGLLPATGFVILLTVGQMLVVPAARAWVPDLAEEGRLGLYTGALSSVSGLIVLAGSAATGSLLDLGLPAAVPWLVLAAVPALAVGLLPRHAKEAGAAV
- a CDS encoding energy-coupling factor ABC transporter substrate-binding protein, with product MSRNTKINLVLLFVVAALAVLPLALGLGDHKKEPFAGADGEAETAITELKPDYEPWFSPLYEPPSGEIESALFSFQAALGAGVLAYYFGLRRGRRQGEQRALEREADSALAGATGKSTAEQD
- the cbiQ gene encoding cobalt ECF transporter T component CbiQ, yielding MLPIDAAAHSSRWRRRHPVDKAVLGLGLTVLAISLPPWPGAALVLLTALVVLLGPAGVPGRRLWRAYRVPLGFCVTGAVTLLVQVGGPGGVVSLAHDGPLRAGELLLRTSAASLGVLLFAFTTPMSDLLPRLVRAGVPAPVVDVALVTYRMSFLLLDSVRRIREAQAARLGHTGRAAQWRSLAGLGATAFVRAFDRATRLQAGLAGRGYDGTLRVLVPEARVSARFTAASCALLAALAVLTLVLERPLT
- a CDS encoding serine/threonine-protein kinase — protein: MRRGRVLLAGRYRLDVEIGRGGMGEVWRAYDETLARAVALKLLLPQDTDATATSRFRLEAQTAGRLNHPNVVGVLDFGEYDNRLYLVMELVEGDSLAGVLTGSGALPAEQVADLAAQASAGLAAAHGQGIVHRDVKPANLLLDANGTLKIGDFGIARFLDDPGAALTATGQIVGTGLYLAPERALGKQAGPASDMYSLGCVLYQLLSGRPPFEADTAVALLHQHLDAAPVPPRELGVAGLPPAFENYLLGLLAKQPEDRPTAQQAAEWFAGGAWRGLPEPLPEASPPLRPRTTSAAMPAGPGPYATAGTGNPTTYALPATAGHRSAARAAQAGRSGRSRGRGGPGNRSRLAATAAAAALFLAAMLIGMRWFSPDTTAESTEPDASPTASSPAATPSTDSASSSSSDSEAGPGAAPAAGPGVADAPAAGTVSDVTPSAPAASPTPVAPEPGAATPTQDAGPGGPEQPQPENPGQAGNDREGGDGEDDGDDD
- a CDS encoding ABC transporter permease subunit, with amino-acid sequence MVRAVAGGGVPALLWRTVLVAALVCGIGLLPWLSRTDPALTVLRARSADRDPDPETLRAIRDQLGLDDGPLMLLGRWLGGLLHGDAGTSWVSGGQVLPGVVPALGASLLLMAGALVVAAGTAAAVCARTLRLGARGRLGARRPGGTATAVLAALPEFLVAAVLASVIGVRLGWLPALGWYGPQWMVLPSLAVGLPAGAVLGRMLDDLLPGAFGEPWATAAAARGVPSRSVARQAVRRCVPGLLPNLALFVVGLTGGSVAVEQIFDIPGLGRLTLQAALAQDLPVLQTGTLALVLLAAAAGLLARLAARLLIGPALRDGALQSPHRPRPPAPRTLPLLYGGLLAAVIGFGLPRDPLALDPLARLHAPSAEHPFGTDALGRDLLARVSHGALTTLGTALAVSAAALAAGLLLGLLPRLSGPLVDMLSAVPPVLAGLLVTGVMGSGPWTPAFAVAVVAWCPLAAHTSSLLRQERATTHLTATRALGAGRWYLLRHELLPAALPPVARHALLRLPGIALGLAALGFLGLGAQPPSPDWGLLLAENQPYAERAPWAVLFPAAVLALLGALAVTAAGGVRLPRRRTRPAGPAGLLPADRVVPAPLRQPDHPEALLTPVSASPAEDR